The Cydia strobilella chromosome 7, ilCydStro3.1, whole genome shotgun sequence DNA segment ATAATACGTGCCTACTACTCCGCAATAATAATTAGGTGATTTTTTTGAATGTGAGTTTATTATATGTTCTTTATACCAAATCGGTGGAAAACACCGGCCACCTGATGATAAGTCGCTCCAGAAGCCAGAAAATTCTTTAAGATATaagtaagttctaaggaaaTGGCTTCAAGTCAGTCAGTCGGTTTAAggagtttttagtttttagttcttaagataataataatataatattaatgagaatctcgtgaaagccgagaaggacaagtccagtaagtacctagacttggctcacgagataaccgccatgtgggatgttgattcgacgatcattgtcccgatagtcgtttcagcgaacggtctcatagcgaagaatctcgaccaacaccttgagagactctcgctaggtggttggatcaagggtcagatgcagaaggcggtgatcttggacacggcgcggatagtccgccggttcctctctctgcggccctgaccaccggcagcttgggccctgccccgctgctggcggcaccctaggttaggttttttataatttgtttatatgtattttgtattgttttgtaagtgtttttatattttacttttatatgcatattataaaaaacctaacataagaaaaagaataaataaagagaatataataacataataagcataatatgtatgctagttttaaggttttTGTCTAATgcccaatagttgcctgaaaataaagataataaagaCTCGAGTATCAGTCCTATGAAATACTAACACGGTAATCACACTGATGAGGATTCGCACGCTGCTCGGGTGTGTGAGCAAAACAGCTTTAATGCACGTATCAATATCCCGCTCGCACACCGAAGTGGCGTGGATCCACACGCATCCAATGTGAAGCTGAAGACCACCTTAGTCCTTAAATATTATCTCGAAAATAAATCGTGTACGAAGGAAAGGAATGTATAATGAAATGCGAATCCTTGAATGCATTTAAATATCTCTTATAGTTTTGGGCATGTGATTGTACacctatgtacagtcagctgaagtgataactgacccccctgcatagaaatttgtttgcaggaGGGGTCAACtgtctctgcagctgactgtacatagttGTTATAAAATACTAACCCATTCGTAACTGTCTAGAAAATAGCTTCTACAAACTACACATTGTTTTGTTACGGCTACTTTTAAGTTACTTATTCGCTCAACACACCACTCCTCACCACATCTGTCAAGACTCAGGACTGGCGCCAAATTGACTTTGAAACTGGTTTCTGTCCAATCCAATGTTCAACAAGTGACATTAAATAAAGGCAAGCGTCCACGCTGCGTCTGCCGTCCACCGTCCGCAGACGCATCTGGGTCGAGGTCCTCCCTGCGCCGACTATTTTCGGCATTCGACGGTTATGATACCAACAACAAAGTTCACGCGAAATCTTCTACAAATCAGTGTAGGAACTACGAAGCCAAACATTAATGCTTACAATTAAGGTCCTGTTCAAAAGGGTTCTTATGTTAAATATGACGAGCCAAAATAAATTTACCGGCATTAATACTCGTAGGGGGAGTACGACTTTTTTGTGTTCATTATATGTTTAACAGATAACGTATTGATTTGCCGTCATGTATTATTTTGGCGCTACACAAATAACATAGGTAAAGAGAATATAAACACACAAGGGGAATCATAAAGTTTAATTTCCAAATTCAGTCATGCTTATCGAAGCTCGTTACAGCGTGCGGCGTTTTTGACCTCTAATCCCCGGACCCCCAGAAATCATCTATCTCCGCCTCTTCCTCGTTTACCTCTGTCTCTTTCTCCTCTTTCTCTTCGAAGGAGCCAAGTTTGGGCAGGTCTTTCAGCTTCGGCTTGAGCAGCGGCTCGTCCTCGGCCAACACGCTGTCTACCGTGTTTACTTGGGTAGATCGATCCTCCCTCGAGCGACTTCTGGAATGAGAACCTAGATTAGGAGAGCCCTGCTCGCGTTCCAGTGTCATGCGTTCGAACTCAGCTTCCTCGAGTGACGTAAACATCTTTAGTTCCTCCTCGCGCGACGCACGCGACTCGCGCGACGAGGTCGACGACGAAGAGTGACGCTTTTTGAAACTTCTACGCCTGCCACTCGGGTCGCTTCGTTGCAACGGTCGGAGCTTTATTCCGTCAAGTGATCTTAAACAAATTTACATTATATGAGTTGGTTTATTGTACAGGTGGACCCATGAACGGATTTAGCTTGCTACTCGTGCGTGGTATGGCGATGGATGACGGCTAGGTGACGGCGGATCGGGGTGTAAGCGACACTACGCAAGACACGTGCTCTGtccaaacaataaatattaacctTAAAAAATCTTCGCTGTAGGCCTCGTTGCTTCTGATCTCCTCGTCGACTGAAGAATGGAATTGTATATCGGGCAGGTTTTGTGGGGTGGGGCTCTTAGGGCGGTAATGCCAAGTGAGTTTCTCTTTGGCTTCTGATCTCTCTGTGGAGCGTTCGTCACGCCCGGAAGAATTTTCCCAAAAATGATTTGGATCTGAAATATTTTCACAAGACGCTGGTGATCTGTTTCTGTTTCCCACACTGAAAGACTCTGACGCGTTAGTAATGATAGTTTTCGTTCGCGTCGGTGTATACCTTTCAGTCCTGTAGTCGCCGTTGGCGTGGGAGGTGTTGCTTTCGACCGACTCCTGGCCGAAGCTAGAGATTTTCGTTGAGAAAAGTATGGCTGTGGAATCGGGCTGTCCGTCGTAGTACTTGACGGCAGCTCGCGTTAATTTTCCGTTATCATCTTGTGTGAGACAGAGGTAGCCCTGTCCGCATCGCGTCGTCCAGTCGCTGCTGTTGGCGGTGTTAGCCGCCTTGTGGAGCAGGCCGGTATAGTAGTCCACGAGGTCCTGGAAGTTGGGGTCGGTATCGGGCAGCACGCCGGCCAGGATGTGCCGCAGGCACTCGATGGCCTCAAGAACGCCGGCGTACGAGATGATGGCGGACAGCACTAGCCCCATATTCACTCACTCACTTATACTCGGGTATTTTAAGGACGGGATAGGGCGGGTTTCTTTGAAGTTAAAGGTGACAGGGAGCAGGATGGATGCAGCGATATAACGCCGGGACAAGATTTGAACAACTGAAATTAAAATGATATTAGTTGCCAAAGAATTGTATCCAATTTTAGAATAGGGTTTGGCTGAGCCAAACCCGAGCGCTAAGTCTGTAGCTAGCAAGGCCGGCTCCGTTTACGCGGACAATAACGCTGATTTATCTTTGATCGAATGTATTATTTACTACAGCATCATTAAAAGTGGGTTATTTAAGAGCTGTATTTTAATGCAAAATGACATTAACAGAACAATTTAATAGCCTTACTCTTGTGAAAGCTATTTATTCCAGTCATCTATTTGCTAATCCGTATTACCTATTTAGAGAGTCTAATTTATTCGAATTGGATTTTGAAAAGCCACTTATGTATTGGGTATTGTTCCTATggagtaggtacttacagtcCAATGTTTTGTTCAAATGGGCAAGATTTTCGTGAATGTGTTTAGccgttaaaatataattaaccaAAACCTTAATGTGTTGTGCCCAAATCGTGACTAATTTTCTGTACGTTTCACTATTATCGTTTCTAGGGACAATTCAGCTTAAACCaggaatgtttatttattttattttattacaaggagataaaacagaagcatacaagtGAAGAACAATATAGATAGAATATACGTAACTACTGTAACTAGTACAATATAGATTACTAGGGACCcaccccggctttgcacgggtagttcaactaatttacacaaaaactttacaaattatacataaatataaaccttcctcttgaatcactatctgttaaaaaaaacgcattacaatccgttacgtagttttaaagatctatagTTTTGTTATTTGTGACTTAGTATGCTGAGGATATTCATCCtgatcatcactacatagtataaaacaaagtcgctttccgctgtctacAATAAACTTAACTTAACAAAACTACGATAAACTTTCATGGCTATCAAAATAATTGGCCTAAATTATCGAAATCTTTTGTagcaatattgttttatttttgagtaataaaataaattcctaaTTGAATATATCTAATCGTAGGCGATATTCACAAGTCTCAATGTGAAATAACATACGTTATTCATAAATTTTAtgctattattatttaagctacaAACTGCAAACTTCCAAAGCCGAAAACCGATATTATGATACTACAAtgagattattttttatttcaaccaATTAATATGATTAGTAAATGATAATCATTACAATTTAAGTGTCGCGATTTTCAAATCGAGCGGGATGGTATCGACCGACCTCGCCCCGGATATTTCCTTACTAGTTCCATATTACGACGTCGTAAACGGTGTATGTTTATAGATGTGATTCGTATTTGATTGGTcacaaaataatatgtatagcacaatgtaaaacaaaataagtaattataatgacCTAATGAAATGCACCTCAATAGTAGGCGATACGTAGTTAAGTAAGTTTAAGAAATCATTTTCAATTCATCTTTATTAATTTTCCATGTGGAAATTtcacaattttggaaactttccggtACGGCACGTCAATAGTATTGCCAAAAGAGCATTGGCTGTTTACATCAGTGATGTGATCATGAGCAGCACGGTGTCTTCAAAAATACACGTAAAAACTCTCTTTTGACATAAAGCCAAATTGTTTTATTAGATAGGACCAATGCGCAAAAGTGACAATAATGATATGACGATAAAATGTTAGTGTTTGTACGTTAAGAGTTATTTTGAAGGTGTCTTTTTGATACAAAGTAATAAATGACAATTGTATTTGGCAAGgaataggtattaaataacattcaaactaggaaaaaaaaaagacttagGTAATACGATATCGCTTGGTTAGCTGGTTTCATTGCTGTTGCTACAGGAAGGTTGtttgttttctaaaaaaaagCTTTCCCCAAAGAACTTTGCCTCTTCCTCTTCCCCTACACACTACACAACACAGTGATCATTGACCAAATACTTAATCGCCTTGACCGGTGACGTGGCGATTACTTGGCTTATTGACATTATTAACCAAATATTTAATTCACCGACGATAATTGGCTCTGTAATGTAAACTAATTATGAGTCATTATTAAATTGATCTCCACTTCGTCCATCAGCTAATCCAGAAATAGTTAACTAAAATTTGGTGtaatttcgttgttttatcttttgtattattatcaAGGGCCTGGCTGATGGCTGCTTGTGTCTGTAATAAATTGTTACGTAGGGATCAACGTTTGTCATATCTGTGTTTTTCACGCGCTAAAGTCGATGTGGGTGAAGTATCCTTTTACAGACACTTCATCGCCTAGAACGCAAATGATGAGACACATGGGCCCAAGACCTGTGGTTCTCCTTGATTACACCGTTTGGGTCCGCCGGAACGATAATTCGGGTCAGTTGCAGGTGCAGCATAAGGGGTTATCCataaattacgtcacacgaatttcatgattttttgacccctccccacTCCCCCTTGGGCCTtgtcacatgtcacattttcttgaccccctctcTTGCCCTAAACGtctgacgtaattaatggatgatccCTAACGACAGGCAGAGAACTTGGTTTGTTTCGAGTTTTCCTTCtctttttgtataaaatgtagtttttttacGTGACCCTATTACATCAACCTAATAGTACCTATGTTGTGTTCTAAACTAAGACACTTACACACGCCTTGAATGAATCAGTTCCGATTCAAAACGCCATCAATACTATTTTTCGTGGTTCTAATTGCAGAAGTGTGACGTCATGGGCACGTCAGCGGGTCGTGTGGAAAGCATTCCAGTATTACACGGTTTACATACGTAAATCAGTGGACTTGGTAACTAGTGTAACTACAGGGCGGTTCTAATTTTCTATTataattctaattaaaaaaactatggTCAGTAGGTAACTCTACTCTTGCTCTCAAACATTTGCGTATGAATGACCCCATAGGTACTAGTGACCCGCCCCTGGCTTCGGCACCGGTTACACAAAATCTTTTctaattatacacctaaaacTTCCTCAAAAATCACTCTTATTTATCGGTGCaaaaccgcatgaaaaaccgtttaatagtttttgagttttttatgtgataggAGGTTTTATCATTTAGCGTTATTAGTACTTGAACGATAATACTAGAGTTAAATAGAGTTCAATTGGATAGTACCCTAACAACCTAAGatatcaaagttttaattaagacaATTCTGAAAAAAATCCAGAAACGATTAGCAAAGAAACATAATAATTTAcctattatttaaatacttatggATCAATTTGATCATGACCATTGCAAAAACACCGTATAGGTACATCGGTGCTTACCTATGCCAACGCTACCTACGCAACGGTAGGTACCTATCGACCTATGCCAACCTAATTCATATACGTAGATCTATACCTACTTTAACTACAAATAGTAACTTAGTAAGCAACATGGCTTGTTTCAACGGCATCTTCAGAAATTATATAAGTAGGTGCCTGACTTTAATGATTTAAGTACGTTGATGATAAATAGCCCTTCTTGCGC contains these protein-coding regions:
- the LOC134743177 gene encoding uncharacterized protein LOC134743177; this translates as MGLVLSAIISYAGVLEAIECLRHILAGVLPDTDPNFQDLVDYYTGLLHKAANTANSSDWTTRCGQGYLCLTQDDNGKLTRAAVKYYDGQPDSTAILFSTKISSFGQESVESNTSHANGDYRTERYTPTRTKTIITNASESFSVGNRNRSPASCENISDPNHFWENSSGRDERSTERSEAKEKLTWHYRPKSPTPQNLPDIQFHSSVDEEIRSNEAYSEDFLRSLDGIKLRPLQRSDPSGRRRSFKKRHSSSSTSSRESRASREEELKMFTSLEEAEFERMTLEREQGSPNLGSHSRSRSREDRSTQVNTVDSVLAEDEPLLKPKLKDLPKLGSFEEKEEKETEVNEEEAEIDDFWGSGD